The proteins below are encoded in one region of Reichenbachiella sp. 5M10:
- a CDS encoding 2OG-Fe(II) oxygenase yields MNSFFSEDNWINWVDALSENHYVVIDNILPTEVLHDLKSSFDERVQEEQLRKAAIGTLNQKHVDRSIRGDEILWLDQNIADRRIRTFFDLADEIKQNLNRYCYLSLSGYEFHFAHYPVGTFYKRHLDQFQGRNNRLISMILYLNEDWKPEYGGQLHLFLEDGREETILPTFGRMVMFKSDVLEHEVMLTAHDRYSITGWMLYQPVGLGFLEAAPVH; encoded by the coding sequence TTGAATTCCTTTTTTAGCGAGGACAATTGGATCAACTGGGTTGATGCATTGTCAGAAAATCACTATGTCGTCATAGACAACATACTACCGACTGAGGTATTGCATGACCTCAAATCGAGCTTTGACGAAAGAGTACAGGAAGAACAGCTGCGCAAAGCAGCCATCGGTACTCTCAATCAGAAGCATGTCGACCGCAGCATTCGCGGTGACGAAATCCTATGGTTGGATCAAAACATAGCGGATCGACGTATCCGTACTTTTTTCGATCTCGCTGATGAAATCAAACAAAATCTTAACCGCTACTGTTATCTCAGCCTATCGGGCTATGAATTTCATTTTGCACATTACCCAGTGGGTACATTTTACAAGCGACATTTGGATCAATTTCAAGGACGAAACAACCGTCTCATATCCATGATCCTCTATCTCAACGAAGACTGGAAACCAGAATATGGTGGACAATTGCATTTATTTCTAGAAGACGGTCGAGAAGAGACCATACTACCTACCTTTGGACGCATGGTGATGTTTAAGAGTGATGTACTGGAACATGAGGTAATGCTCACGGCTCATGACCGGTACAGCATCACAGGATGGATGCTATATCAACCCGTCGGGTTGGGCTTTTTAGAGGCCGCTCCGGTTCATTAA
- a CDS encoding CHAT domain-containing protein — protein MHQTFKHFFTLLIVTFSSSTYLFAQSDPLTIAQEYFGALQYEQAVDAFEKAYAVNGQSEALIGMIQSHWEMGMRYQLNDQMTASQQQYNRGLQLAQQLVASDASNVEYRLLRGLLYLYNGRTDQARVDYEYARINDPNNGRAYYYLWTLEPLQGMAKINHPYATQALQLDPTLYELHQELGAYYSGLGMTEQAIEQYNLALGIEPKSYKAHLSLGQVYWNLGDLDRMRTHFEQSLVYFPDFGYAQMLLAGVELMSNQTTTAVSLIKQALKTNPKMEMYLSMYKENYPILNNYNFKYKTHANEKPIDANGYPRYYQEAITYAQEKRYVEALNLLHQCHDSYQNYAQNQPAWSMSILSWMSFCYRELGYSANAIQMSKEALALSKTYNITTDQASLAANIGTIYYGWGDYPNAINYANESLNYLQQYKQSEQLYDAYTNLGVYYRKWGKTDSAVYYHQLALKLSHKQEKYNQALAYKELALSYSTNDEMKKAQQNIDSMFGIYNQLDSQGYDPAIYMGAVLVYYKLGEYRKANEAILKVADHFLTIQQESPMHPTLIEFAATYTGISANLNEIQLAHTNLESLNYTLIQQIKYNFPVMSEQGKLIFYRDASEYFERFNSFSLTHTQVNQVVLNHMLENQLLKRGLLFNDASRFNQMMAQTDNHEANQLYEKLIAHKNLMARSITLNATDLAERDINTTHLQQQIDSLQVAINQLGIASQQTKTYEEGLVKRIQSQLEPNEAAIEMIRLRSYDFRLGGHFTDQVYYVALIQKGNSKDIEYVVLDNGQYMEGNAYTAYTNSIVHEITDTKSYMTYWQPIQQKLQGIDKVYFAGDGVYHKLNLNTLYHTETEQYVIDELDLRLITSTRDILKKTPKLPRSGNVFLVGYPTYDTSTADNQSTNTESEFITTRAFTTLNYLTPLPGTLTEVKAIENILDKSKWSTTVHTGPEANEANIKSVSSPTILHIATHGYFEESQKYDNALLYSGLFLTGAVTNFKNKNHVGEDGILTAYEAMHLDLQKTHMVVLSACETGMGRIENGEGVYGLQRAFLIAGARAVVMSMWSVNDQTTMELMSNFYRLLEDAKDKHTAFRQAQLDLKSQYANPKYWGAFNTVGK, from the coding sequence ATGCATCAAACATTCAAGCATTTCTTCACCTTACTAATTGTTACTTTCTCCTCTTCGACCTACCTGTTTGCCCAAAGCGACCCTCTCACTATTGCCCAAGAATACTTCGGCGCACTACAGTATGAGCAGGCGGTAGATGCTTTCGAAAAAGCCTATGCGGTAAACGGTCAATCCGAAGCATTGATAGGTATGATCCAATCCCATTGGGAGATGGGCATGCGGTATCAACTCAACGACCAAATGACCGCCAGTCAACAACAATACAACCGTGGTCTCCAACTCGCCCAACAACTGGTAGCTAGTGACGCTTCCAATGTAGAATACCGATTGCTCCGAGGATTACTCTACCTATACAACGGTAGGACTGATCAAGCTCGTGTTGACTATGAGTACGCCAGAATCAATGACCCAAACAACGGAAGAGCCTACTACTACCTGTGGACATTGGAACCTCTCCAGGGTATGGCCAAGATCAATCACCCCTACGCAACACAGGCCCTCCAGCTAGACCCTACACTCTACGAGCTACATCAAGAGTTGGGAGCCTACTATTCGGGACTCGGCATGACTGAACAGGCCATCGAGCAATACAACCTAGCCCTTGGCATAGAGCCTAAGAGTTACAAAGCACACCTCTCACTCGGGCAAGTCTATTGGAATCTTGGCGACTTGGATCGGATGCGCACTCACTTTGAGCAGTCGTTGGTTTACTTCCCTGACTTTGGCTATGCACAGATGTTGTTGGCAGGTGTAGAGCTCATGTCCAATCAAACTACTACAGCGGTATCTCTCATCAAGCAAGCCTTGAAGACTAACCCAAAAATGGAAATGTATCTCTCTATGTATAAGGAGAATTACCCCATTTTGAACAATTACAACTTTAAGTATAAGACACATGCTAACGAGAAGCCAATCGACGCAAATGGTTACCCGAGATACTACCAAGAGGCAATCACCTATGCACAAGAGAAACGGTATGTTGAGGCTCTCAATCTACTGCACCAGTGTCATGACAGCTACCAAAACTACGCACAGAATCAACCAGCCTGGTCAATGTCCATCCTGTCCTGGATGTCATTTTGCTACCGCGAATTGGGTTATTCTGCCAATGCCATCCAAATGAGTAAGGAAGCTCTAGCCCTATCCAAGACTTACAATATCACAACAGATCAGGCTAGTCTAGCAGCCAATATCGGCACGATCTACTATGGATGGGGAGATTATCCCAATGCCATCAACTACGCCAATGAATCACTGAACTATCTACAACAGTATAAACAAAGCGAGCAACTATATGACGCATACACCAACCTAGGGGTCTACTACCGCAAATGGGGAAAGACAGACAGTGCCGTGTACTACCATCAGCTCGCACTCAAGCTCTCTCACAAGCAAGAAAAATACAATCAAGCACTCGCCTACAAAGAATTGGCGCTGAGCTACAGCACCAACGATGAGATGAAAAAAGCACAGCAAAACATCGACTCGATGTTTGGGATCTACAATCAACTGGACTCTCAAGGTTATGACCCTGCTATCTATATGGGTGCTGTCTTGGTCTACTACAAACTTGGAGAATACCGAAAAGCCAATGAGGCCATACTCAAAGTAGCCGACCACTTCCTCACCATACAGCAGGAGTCTCCTATGCACCCCACACTCATTGAGTTTGCAGCCACATATACCGGCATCTCAGCCAATCTCAATGAGATTCAGCTAGCACACACCAACCTCGAAAGCCTCAATTACACCTTGATCCAGCAGATCAAGTACAACTTCCCCGTAATGAGTGAGCAAGGCAAACTCATTTTCTATCGAGATGCCAGTGAATACTTCGAGCGTTTCAACTCATTCTCACTCACTCATACCCAAGTCAATCAAGTCGTATTGAACCACATGTTGGAAAATCAATTGTTAAAAAGAGGCTTGCTGTTCAACGATGCCTCTCGATTTAACCAAATGATGGCTCAAACAGACAACCATGAGGCAAACCAACTATATGAAAAGCTGATTGCACACAAAAACCTCATGGCACGCTCCATCACTCTCAATGCCACCGATCTCGCTGAACGTGATATCAACACCACTCACTTGCAACAACAGATCGACAGTCTACAAGTCGCAATCAACCAATTGGGTATCGCTTCACAGCAAACCAAAACCTATGAAGAGGGCTTGGTCAAGCGTATTCAATCACAACTAGAACCCAACGAAGCGGCCATAGAGATGATTCGCCTGAGGAGCTATGATTTTAGGCTGGGCGGTCATTTCACCGATCAAGTGTACTATGTGGCTTTGATCCAAAAAGGAAACTCCAAGGATATAGAATACGTCGTACTAGACAATGGCCAATACATGGAAGGCAATGCCTACACAGCTTACACCAATTCCATTGTACATGAGATCACAGACACTAAGTCTTACATGACATACTGGCAACCTATTCAGCAAAAACTACAAGGAATCGACAAGGTTTACTTCGCTGGAGATGGCGTATATCACAAGCTCAACTTAAACACCTTGTATCACACAGAAACAGAGCAATATGTAATCGATGAATTAGATCTTCGATTGATCACCAGTACGCGAGACATACTCAAAAAAACACCGAAACTACCTCGATCAGGCAATGTATTCTTGGTAGGATACCCAACCTACGACACCTCTACGGCAGACAATCAATCCACCAACACAGAGTCAGAATTCATCACTACGCGAGCATTCACCACACTCAACTACCTCACGCCACTACCAGGCACATTGACAGAGGTCAAAGCCATCGAAAACATACTCGACAAAAGTAAATGGAGCACTACCGTCCACACAGGACCAGAAGCGAATGAGGCAAACATCAAAAGCGTGTCAAGCCCAACCATCTTGCACATCGCCACACATGGCTACTTCGAAGAATCTCAAAAGTACGACAATGCCCTACTCTACTCCGGGTTATTCTTGACAGGAGCTGTCACCAACTTCAAGAACAAAAACCATGTCGGAGAAGACGGTATCTTGACAGCTTACGAAGCGATGCATCTCGACTTGCAAAAGACACACATGGTCGTACTATCCGCCTGTGAGACAGGCATGGGACGCATCGAAAACGGCGAAGGAGTCTATGGACTGCAGCGTGCCTTCCTCATCGCTGGAGCGCGCGCTGTAGTCATGAGTATGTGGAGCGTCAACGACCAAACAACGATGGAACTCATGAGTAACTTCTACCGTCTATTGGAAGACGCCAAAGACAAACACACCGCCTTTAGACAAGCTCAACTTGACCTCAAGTCTCAGTATGCCAATCCCAAATATTGGGGAGCATTTAATACTGTAGGAAAGTAA
- a CDS encoding oxidoreductase family protein has protein sequence MTTAELHRRILEATDHRAHILRTVPIQTLWSGYGEIFRCELTGGKSVVVKHIQLPDESHHPRGWDTLIGHQRKLKSYQVEMNWYQGLARLTDEYSRVPQWIDGWQGEREMLLILEDLNASGYPSRPTDLTQDQIKSCLSWLAHFHARYLQSDPAGLWEIGSYWHLDTRPDEWQAMTNQALQSAAKDIDTRLNQAQYQTLVHGDAKLANFCFSENGPEVAAVDFQYIGRGCGMKDVAYFLSSCLSEQACASHETELLNHYFDTLTSACRRYDVRINIPSLVGEWRVLYKYAWADFYRFLDGWSPGHYKMNSYSQRLTNEVLDELKHEV, from the coding sequence TTGACGACTGCAGAACTACACCGCCGCATCTTAGAGGCTACTGATCACCGTGCCCACATCCTTCGAACAGTACCTATTCAGACACTATGGAGTGGGTATGGGGAGATCTTTCGTTGCGAACTGACAGGAGGGAAGTCTGTCGTGGTGAAGCATATCCAACTACCCGATGAGAGCCATCACCCTCGCGGGTGGGACACCCTCATCGGACACCAGCGCAAACTCAAATCCTATCAGGTCGAGATGAACTGGTACCAAGGATTGGCGCGGCTAACTGACGAATACAGTCGCGTCCCACAGTGGATCGATGGCTGGCAAGGAGAGAGGGAGATGCTCTTGATTTTAGAAGATCTCAATGCATCGGGCTACCCCAGTCGCCCAACCGATTTGACGCAAGATCAAATCAAATCCTGTTTGTCATGGCTTGCGCATTTTCATGCTCGATACTTGCAGTCTGATCCTGCAGGGCTCTGGGAAATTGGCAGCTACTGGCATCTCGATACGCGACCCGATGAGTGGCAAGCCATGACAAACCAAGCGCTTCAATCCGCTGCGAAAGACATCGATACCCGACTCAATCAAGCCCAGTACCAAACACTCGTGCATGGTGATGCCAAGCTTGCCAATTTTTGTTTCTCCGAAAATGGGCCAGAAGTAGCGGCCGTAGATTTTCAATACATCGGTAGGGGCTGTGGCATGAAAGACGTGGCATACTTCCTGAGTAGTTGCCTGAGTGAGCAGGCGTGTGCTTCTCACGAAACCGAACTTCTGAACCATTATTTTGACACCTTGACATCCGCTTGCCGACGGTATGACGTGAGGATCAATATCCCGTCACTCGTAGGAGAGTGGAGGGTACTGTACAAGTACGCTTGGGCAGATTTCTATCGGTTTCTGGATGGGTGGAGTCCCGGCCACTACAAGATGAATAGCTACAGTCAGCGCCTCACAAACGAGGTCTTGGACGAGCTAAAGCATGAAGTGTAA
- a CDS encoding ABC-F family ATP-binding cassette domain-containing protein, whose amino-acid sequence MISVDAVGVEFSGTTLFNNINFNINPEDRIALMGKNGAGKSTLLKIIAGKDKPTHGKISAPKEAVIAYLPQHLLVNDDCSVFEEASKAFDEVLQMKAELDGYNQQLETRTDYESDEYSKIIEKVSELSEKYYSMEEVNVDAEVELTLLGLGFERTDFVRPAGEFSGGWRMRIELAKILLKKPDLILLDEPTNHLDIESVQWLEDFLKNGSNAVMVISHDKTFVDNLTNRTIELTGGRIYDYKTNYTHYLELRKERREQQQKQFDDQAKQIADIQQFIDRFKGTYSKTLSVQSRVKMLEKMEIVEVDEVDTSALNLKFPPAPRSGNYPVIVDGLSKSYGEHTVFKDVSLTIARGEKVAFVGKNGQGKSTLIKAIMGEIEHEGEMQLGHNSMVGYFAQNQAALLDENLSVFETIDEIAKGDIRTKVKDLLGAFMFSGEAIDKKVKVLSGGERTRLAMIKLLLQPVNLLILDEPTNHLDIKTKDILKDALKAFEGTIILVSHDRDFLDGLASKVFEFGNQRVKEHFEDINGFLRNKKMENLREIERTSK is encoded by the coding sequence ATGATTTCAGTAGACGCAGTGGGAGTCGAGTTTAGCGGCACTACCTTATTCAACAACATCAATTTCAACATCAACCCTGAAGATCGCATCGCCCTCATGGGCAAAAATGGAGCAGGCAAATCCACGCTACTCAAGATCATCGCAGGCAAGGACAAACCCACTCACGGCAAAATCTCTGCTCCCAAAGAAGCGGTCATTGCCTATCTACCCCAACACCTCTTGGTCAATGACGATTGTAGTGTATTCGAAGAAGCATCCAAGGCATTTGATGAAGTACTCCAAATGAAAGCCGAACTGGATGGCTACAACCAACAACTCGAGACACGCACGGATTACGAGTCTGATGAGTATAGCAAAATCATCGAGAAAGTCTCAGAACTCAGTGAGAAGTACTACAGTATGGAAGAGGTCAATGTCGATGCAGAAGTCGAACTGACTTTGCTGGGATTGGGCTTTGAACGTACAGACTTTGTACGTCCAGCCGGTGAGTTTAGCGGTGGATGGCGTATGCGTATCGAACTGGCCAAAATCTTACTCAAGAAACCCGACCTGATTCTACTCGATGAACCGACCAATCATCTTGATATCGAATCAGTACAGTGGCTAGAGGACTTTCTCAAGAATGGCTCGAATGCCGTCATGGTCATCAGTCACGACAAGACCTTCGTCGACAACTTAACCAACCGCACCATCGAACTGACCGGTGGACGAATCTACGACTACAAAACCAACTACACACACTACCTGGAGCTGCGCAAAGAGCGCCGCGAGCAGCAGCAAAAGCAGTTTGACGATCAAGCCAAACAAATCGCGGACATCCAGCAGTTTATCGATCGTTTCAAAGGGACCTACTCCAAGACACTCTCTGTCCAGTCTCGAGTCAAAATGCTAGAGAAAATGGAGATTGTAGAAGTCGACGAAGTAGATACCTCTGCGCTCAACCTGAAATTCCCTCCTGCTCCGCGCTCCGGCAACTACCCCGTAATCGTGGACGGCCTGAGCAAAAGTTATGGAGAGCACACGGTTTTCAAAGACGTATCTTTGACAATCGCTCGTGGAGAGAAAGTTGCCTTTGTCGGCAAAAATGGTCAAGGTAAATCAACCCTCATCAAAGCTATCATGGGTGAGATCGAGCACGAAGGAGAAATGCAGCTCGGGCACAACAGCATGGTAGGGTACTTTGCCCAAAACCAAGCAGCTCTGCTGGATGAGAACTTGTCGGTATTTGAAACCATCGATGAGATCGCCAAGGGAGACATCCGCACGAAGGTGAAAGATCTCCTCGGAGCATTCATGTTCAGTGGAGAGGCAATCGACAAGAAGGTCAAAGTCCTCTCTGGCGGAGAGCGCACACGCTTGGCGATGATCAAGCTGCTCTTGCAACCGGTCAACTTACTGATCTTGGATGAGCCTACCAACCATCTTGACATCAAAACCAAGGACATCCTCAAGGATGCCCTCAAGGCTTTCGAAGGAACTATCATTCTCGTGTCTCACGACCGAGATTTTCTCGATGGTCTAGCCAGCAAAGTGTTTGAGTTTGGCAACCAGCGTGTCAAGGAACACTTCGAGGACATCAACGGCTTTTTGCGCAACAAGAAAATGGAGAATCTCCGTGAGATCGAACGCACTAGCAAATAG
- a CDS encoding HEAT repeat domain-containing protein, giving the protein MDIAAMVNELSGDLGDKAYEVSDALARIGSEEVLQAMLTLLQHPHAESRYMAARTLGLMKDNAAGLEPLLDAIKDKQNEGQVGELLSVLEGFDVSGVYVELFKLYLFGNFKVSMIAKDLLDHKDFDITPRVLKKATKHWNHYSNNVKQDDLFVLKKAEVDEIFEDLTAFLDDQMPL; this is encoded by the coding sequence ATGGATATAGCAGCAATGGTGAATGAGCTTTCGGGGGATCTGGGAGACAAGGCGTATGAAGTTTCGGATGCCTTGGCAAGAATCGGCTCAGAAGAGGTCTTACAAGCTATGCTCACACTACTCCAACACCCTCATGCCGAATCCCGCTACATGGCTGCTCGTACCTTGGGACTGATGAAAGACAACGCCGCAGGTCTCGAGCCTCTCTTGGATGCTATCAAAGACAAACAAAACGAAGGGCAAGTAGGGGAATTGCTGTCGGTTCTCGAGGGCTTTGATGTGAGCGGGGTATATGTGGAGTTGTTTAAACTCTACCTCTTTGGTAATTTCAAAGTGTCGATGATTGCCAAGGACCTACTGGATCACAAGGATTTTGACATCACCCCGCGTGTGCTCAAAAAAGCTACCAAACATTGGAATCACTATTCCAACAATGTCAAACAGGATGATTTATTCGTCCTCAAAAAAGCAGAAGTGGATGAGATATTCGAAGATCTCACGGCCTTCCTGGATGATCAGATGCCCTTGTAA
- a CDS encoding YdiU family protein codes for MNDLLKLPLQSPYKEELPADPNMENYPRQVQRASYSCVDTRVPSRPTLIHESQELLDEWDVSIGDKVEWLAVISGAKRFQNFQPYAMCYGGHQFGHWAGQLGDGRAINIADLMILDQPMQLQLKGAGPTPYSRTADGLAVLRSSIREYLCSESMHHLGVPTTRALSLVTTGDLVKRDMLYNGNPQDEPGAVVCRTAPSFIRFGHFQIFASRGETDQLRQLVDHTIRHHFSYLGQPSKDTYLAFFQEVVTRTKDLMVHWQRVGFVHGVMNTDNLSILGLTIDYGPYGWLEDYNPGWTPNTTDAQHSRYRFGNQPNIAVWNLMQLANALYPLIGEAEPLQAILDGYKDAYLKDYHRMMCSKLGLHQSEHVEETFVTRLTQLLGQSEQDMTLFFRELSIVGSSDWEAFWQMLGKTSYMKAHEMSPLHTQWESWHTTYCDLLLAEDQEPKVRRDSMNAVNPKYVLRNYMAQLAIDAAEQGDYGLIDELYQMLRRPYDEQPQYEKWYTKRSEWARNRVGCSMLSCSS; via the coding sequence ATGAATGATTTACTCAAATTACCCCTTCAGTCGCCCTACAAGGAAGAATTGCCAGCTGACCCCAATATGGAGAACTACCCTCGTCAGGTTCAGCGTGCGAGCTATTCTTGTGTAGATACGAGAGTGCCGTCTCGCCCGACCCTGATCCATGAGTCGCAGGAGCTACTGGACGAATGGGATGTATCAATTGGGGATAAAGTAGAGTGGTTGGCTGTGATTAGTGGAGCGAAGCGTTTTCAAAATTTCCAACCGTATGCAATGTGCTACGGTGGACATCAGTTTGGGCACTGGGCTGGGCAGCTGGGTGATGGTCGAGCGATCAATATTGCCGATCTGATGATTCTAGATCAACCAATGCAACTGCAGCTCAAGGGAGCTGGACCTACACCATATTCGCGCACAGCCGATGGCTTGGCCGTGCTGCGCTCATCGATCCGGGAGTATTTATGCAGTGAATCTATGCATCACTTGGGTGTTCCGACCACCCGTGCATTGTCTCTTGTCACGACGGGAGACCTAGTGAAACGAGACATGCTTTACAATGGAAACCCCCAGGATGAACCTGGGGCTGTGGTATGCCGTACGGCCCCTTCGTTCATTCGTTTTGGGCATTTTCAAATTTTTGCTTCTCGGGGCGAGACGGATCAATTGCGTCAGTTGGTGGATCATACAATTCGTCATCACTTTTCCTATTTGGGTCAACCTTCAAAAGACACCTACTTGGCGTTCTTTCAAGAAGTAGTGACTCGTACCAAGGACTTGATGGTACATTGGCAGAGAGTCGGGTTCGTGCATGGAGTCATGAATACCGACAACTTGTCGATTCTAGGCCTCACGATTGACTATGGTCCTTACGGGTGGCTCGAAGATTACAACCCTGGCTGGACACCCAATACGACAGATGCTCAGCATAGCCGCTATCGATTTGGCAATCAGCCCAACATCGCTGTATGGAATCTCATGCAGCTCGCCAATGCGCTCTATCCCTTGATCGGTGAGGCAGAGCCACTACAAGCCATTTTGGACGGATACAAAGACGCTTACTTGAAGGATTATCACAGGATGATGTGTAGCAAACTTGGCTTGCATCAGAGTGAGCACGTAGAGGAGACTTTCGTCACTCGCTTGACGCAATTGCTGGGGCAGTCAGAGCAGGATATGACGTTGTTTTTTAGGGAGTTATCAATTGTGGGTTCGAGTGACTGGGAAGCCTTTTGGCAGATGCTTGGGAAAACCAGCTACATGAAAGCCCACGAGATGAGTCCTTTGCACACGCAGTGGGAGTCTTGGCATACGACATACTGTGACCTACTCTTGGCCGAAGACCAAGAGCCAAAAGTGCGTCGTGACAGCATGAATGCAGTGAATCCTAAGTATGTTTTACGCAACTACATGGCTCAACTTGCCATCGATGCGGCAGAGCAAGGAGACTATGGTCTCATTGACGAACTCTACCAGATGCTACGTCGGCCCTACGACGAACAGCCACAGTATGAGAAGTGGTATACCAAGCGCTCCGAATGGGCGCGAAATAGGGTAGGGTGCTCCATGTTGTCATGTAGTTCTTAA